In Puntigrus tetrazona isolate hp1 chromosome 18, ASM1883169v1, whole genome shotgun sequence, one genomic interval encodes:
- the prrg4 gene encoding transmembrane gamma-carboxyglutamic acid protein 4, which produces MLIFVLLLCHFTLCGHCVCVRKSQIPTDQDSKVFVVDQEANTFLGRHLLFNRFDFEIFTPGNLERECYEEKCSYEEAREIFENIPATNDFWRHYTDDKADSQTKVDVTALLVGIISAGVFIVIVGLLIWYFCQGRNKDRGFRRSIRRRSNRSNASVIIRRLEEVSLHPIPHTGSDASPDAHGLPSYEQAIAINGPHDGPPPPYPGSRPGSVRR; this is translated from the exons ATGCTCATATTTGTCCTCCTGCTGTGTCATTTCACTTTATGtggacactgtgtgtgtgtgaggaaaagCCAGATACCAACAGATCAAGACAGTAAAG TGTTTGTTGTGGACCAGGAGGCCAACACATTTTTAGGACGCCACCTGTTGTTCAATCGCTTCGACTTTGAGATCTTCACCCCGGGAAATCTAGAAAGGGAGTGTTACGAGGAGAAATGCAGTTACGAGGAGGCTCGGGAAATCTTTGAGAATATCCCTGCTACA AACGACTTTTGGAGGCATTACACAGATG ATAAGGCTGATTCCCAAACGAAGGTTGATGTCACAGCATTGCTGGTGGGCATCATCTCCGCTGGAGTCTTTATTGTTATAGTTGGCCTCCTGATCTGGTACTTCTGCCAGGGGAGGAATAAAGACCGTGGCTTCCGACG TTCCATCAGACGTCGGTCCAACCGAAGCAACGCCTCTGTGATCATCCGGAGACTGGAGGAGGTCTCTCTGCATCCTATTCCTCACACAGGCTCCGACGCCAGCCCAGACGCTCATGGTTTACCTTCTTATGAACAGGCCATCGCCATCAATGGACCGCATGATGGCCCGCCTCCGCCGTATCCTGG TTCCAGGCCAGGCAGCGTCCGACGATAA